The window AATAAAAGTTTTCTACTCCAAAATTTATCATGTAAAAATTTTAATTGTGATGGATTAGATGATCTTTCAAAATTTGTAAGCAAATGTAAGTTTGCAGAAATGCTACGAATTTCTTCTTTGTTTTTCATATTTTTTATAGCGCCAGAGTTTGCAGCTTCCATTATTCCGGGTCCGCCGCCTGACATAATTACAAAGCCTTTATCCGCGAGAAGCGATGCTAATTTTTCTGCTTGGATATAATAAAAATCATTTTTAGGTATTCTCGATCCACCGAAAAAAGTAACTACTGGTTTATTTAATTTTTTTATTTTGTGTAAGCCCTTAGAAGTGTTATATGAATCTATTCCTAGTTCTATAAATAAAGATATTTCTTGTTTATGTTTTAAATAAAATAAAGTTGATATTGAAAAAAATAGAATAAGTAAAAAAAGATAAATGCGTTTAGAATTTTTGAACA of the Candidatus Dependentiae bacterium genome contains:
- a CDS encoding TIGR00730 family Rossman fold protein: MGDFKSPIFHFYKQIKLFTCTNKFLYISHMLLTLLEILLKIGECNMFKNSKRIYLFLLILFFSISTLFYLKHKQEISLFIELGIDSYNTSKGLHKIKKLNKPVVTFFGGSRIPKNDFYYIQAEKLASLLADKGFVIMSGGGPGIMEAANSGAIKNMKNKEEIRSISANLHLLTNFERSSNPSQLKFLHDKFWSRKLLLINNSNAFIVFPGGTGTINELSELLVLMEIGALAKKTIILFDSKYWKKFIDWMNFAKTKNLISQKAFDLILIKNNIEEIFNCLIKENSH